In Pyrus communis chromosome 1, drPyrComm1.1, whole genome shotgun sequence, the following are encoded in one genomic region:
- the LOC137748363 gene encoding uncharacterized protein: MATVPSPPSSASSKSSKGWINSISAIASRVYFFLIILQIPLFRVPCRSGMCTTPLHVTSSQLIASEIFPVTAVKALLYPGAVANGLAKNMTVPSWNNLLDIYNLTSAKEASPVTDLQRLEVLAGSYFAVAGALVGILKRGRMSMFGMLLVLWGLIKEGILGKPVNTDPTKAVFVYPTMLIAVIAAFSSVKYNMKKAAARSAPAARPIAKPLQRSSKSKLK, encoded by the exons ATGGCAACGGTTCCATCTCCACCGTCATCCGCATCGTCAAAATCGTCAAAGGGATGGATAAACAGCATCTCAGCAATCGCCTCTCGCGTCTACTTCTTCCTCATCATTCTTCAGATCCCGCTTTTCAG AGTTCCATGCAGATCTGGCATGTGTACCACACCGTTGCATGTCACATCTTCCCAGCTGATTGCAAGTGAAATCTTTCCTGTTACTGCAGTCAAGGCCCTCCTCTACCCCGGAGCTGTTGCAAATGGACTTGCAAAAAACATGACTGTCCCAAGTTGGAATAACCTATTGGACATCTATAACTTGACTAGTGCAAAGGAAGCCTCTCCAGTTACTGATCTCCAGCGCTTAGAG GTTCTAGCCGGAAGTTACTTCGCTGTGGCTGGAGCTCTTGTGGGAATTCTAAAACGAGGGAGGATGAGCATGTTCGGGATGCTTCTAGTTCTCTGGGGCCTCATTAAAGAAGGGATTCTCGGAAAGCCTGTGAACACAGACCCTACAAAAGCTGTGTTTGTCTACCCAACCATGCTCATTGCTGTAATCGCTGCTTTCTCGTCTGTAAAGTATAATATGAAGAAGGCTGCTGCAAGAAGTGCACCTGCAGCTAGGCCCATTGCAAAACCTCTTCAAAGGTCTTCAAAATCTAAGCTGAAATGA
- the LOC137746068 gene encoding protein OVEREXPRESSOR OF CATIONIC PEROXIDASE 3-like, which yields MAFASAVNTPKGLHFLPLPSSFRERPPTNLVLPRHFPTRFSSTLALARRRNHRAEVAPSKTKMKKKSLGKKEVKEAEVEEEDVDEDAIDALFRLLEEDLKNDDASFDGEDLTEEELSKLEQEVAEALGIDGDDDVDDDDDDDEEEDDDDDDVVVESYAEEEEEEEEEEEEEEDDDDDEDEEEEEEESPVKLKTWQLRRLAAALKVGRRKTSIKTLAAELCLDRAVVLELLREPPPSLLMMCAALPDEPATVISVSQTKSVEAVVETTRETVVETATDSVKLEPAVKVPVHVRQQKFSAQKRLKKAQVETLESVYRKTKRPTNAMVSSIVHVTNLPRKRVVKWFEDKRSEEGVPDSRVPYQRPAPNTV from the exons ATGGCTTTCGCTTCGGCGGTCAACACACCCAAGGGGCTTCACTTTCTACCGTTGCCGTCTTCCTTCAGAGAACGGCCACCCACCAATCTGGTACTGCCACGTCACTTTCCGACTCGGTTTTCGTCCACGCTCGCCTTGGCTCGCCGCCGGAACCACCGCGCCGAAGTCGCGCCCTCCAAAACGAAGATGAAGAAG AAAAGTTTGGGGAAGAAGGAGGTAAAGGAGgcggaggtggaggaggaggatgtGGATGAGGATGCGATAGATGCGCTGTTTAGGCTGCTGGAGGAGGATCTCAAAAACGACGACGCATCGTTTGACGGGGAGGATTTAACGGAAGAAGAGCTGTCGAAGCTCGAACAGGAAGTTGCAGAGGCACTGGGAATTGACGGTGACGATGATGTTGATGACgacgatgacgatgatgaagaggaggatgacgacgacgacgacgttGTTGTTGAGAGCTAtgccgaagaagaagaagaagaagaagaagaagaagaagaagaagaagatgatgatgatgatgaagatgaggaggaggaggaagaggaaagtCCGGTGAAGTTGAAGACTTGGCAGCTGCGGAGATTGGCGGCGGCTTTGAAAGTTGGTCGGCGCAAAACCAGC ATAAAAACTCTTGCAGCTGAGCTTTGTCTTGACAGGGCTGTTGTTCTCGAATTGCTTCGTGAACCCCCTCCAAGTCTTTTGATGATGTGTGCTGCTTTACCTGATGAACCTGCTACAGTGATATCTGTGTCCCAAACAAAGTCAGTAGAAGCTGTTGTGGAAACAACTCGAGAAACCGTGGTGGAAACGGCTACAGATTCTGTAAAGCTTGAACCTGCAGTGAAGGTGCCCGTTCATGTCAGGCAACAAAAGTTTTCTGCTCAAAAGAGACTGAAGAAAGCGCAAGTTGAAACCCTTGAAAGCGTTTATAGAAAAACAAAGCGGCCCACT AATGCAATGGTCAGCAGCATAGTGCATGTGACAAACCTTCCCCGCAAAAGAGTTGTGAAATGGTTTGAAGACAAACGTTCTGAGGAAGGCGTTCCAGATTCTCGGGTTCCCTATCAACGGCCTGCCCCTAATACTGTCTAG
- the LOC137738734 gene encoding transcription factor HY5-like, whose translation MQEQATSSLAASSLPSSSERSSSSAFHLEVKEGMESDEEIRRVPEIGGESAGASASGLENGSLAGPDRVQAAGESQRKRGRNPADKESKRLKRLLRNRVSAQLARERKKAYLNDLEVRVKELEQKNSELDERLSTLQNENQMLRQILKNTTASRRGAGGSANAD comes from the exons ATGCAAGAGCAGGCGACGAGCTCCCTTGCTGCGAGCTCTCTGCCTTCCAGCAGCGAAAGGTCTTCCAGCTCCGCATTTCATCTTGAAGTTAAAGAAg GCATGGAAAGTGATGAGGAGATCAGAAGAGTGCCGGAGATCGGCGGCGAATCGGCGGGAGCGTCGGCTTCCGGCCTGGAAAACGGCTCGTTGGCCGGTCCAGACCGGGTCCAAGCGGCTGGTGAGAgtcaaagaaagagaggaagaaatcCAGCAGACAAGGAAAGCAAGCGGCTGAAGAG GTTGTTGAGGAACAGAGTTTCAGCACAGCTAGCAAGGGAGAGGAAGAAGGCATATTTGAATGATTTGGAAGTGAGAGTCAAAGAATTGGAGCAGAAGAATTCTGAGCTTGATGAGAGGCTTTCCACTTTGCAGAATGAGAATCAGATGCTTAGACAA ATATTGAAGAACACAACAGCAAGCCGGAGAGGAGCGGGTGGTAGTGCAAATGCGGATTGA